One region of Lampris incognitus isolate fLamInc1 chromosome 12, fLamInc1.hap2, whole genome shotgun sequence genomic DNA includes:
- the LOC130121784 gene encoding UPF0729 protein C18orf32 homolog, whose translation MVCIPCIVIPVLLWVYKRFLEPILYPFISPIMNKFWTKKAVQETGTGEQKAVPQSNGSCKPESNGEATTNGSITGVDKKTD comes from the exons ATGGTGTGCATTCCCTGCATTGTGATTCCTGTCCTGTTATGGGTCTACAAGAGGTTCCTGGAGCCTATTCTCTATCCTTTCATTTCTCCCATAATGAACAAGTTTTGGACCAAAAAAGCAGTCCAGGAAACTGGTACAGGGGAACAAAAAGCTGTTCCTCAAAGTAATGGCTCATGCAAG CCTGAAAGTAATGGAGAGGCCACCACCAACGGATCGATTACAGGAGTGGATAAGAAGACTGATTGA